One window from the genome of Anguilla rostrata isolate EN2019 chromosome 5, ASM1855537v3, whole genome shotgun sequence encodes:
- the arl2bp gene encoding ADP-ribosylation factor-like protein 2-binding protein, with protein MAMRQRNVLLDGEENAVEMEDLEEDFAVSNSSDADAAFDTVIGNIEDIIMEERFQQLQQGFMEKYYLEFDDSEENKLSYMTIFHEYIELLEKDIEQQLVERIPGFSMNSFIRSLQQHKDEVSGDIFDMLLTFTDFLAFKEMFLDYKAEREGRGLDLSAGLVVKSLNSAPSPPFTTCTASQIQ; from the exons ATGGCTATGAGACAAAGAA ATGTTTTGTTGGATGGCGAGGAGAACGCAGTTGAGATGGAAGACTTGGAGGAAGACTTCGCTGTGTCCaa TTCGTCGGATGCAGATGCAGCCTTTGATACAGTAATTGGGAATATCGAGGACATCATCATGG AGGAGCGCtttcagcagctgcagcagggcttCATGGAGAAATACTACCTGGAGTTCGACGACTCCGAGGAGAACAAGCTCAGCTACATGACCATCTTCCATGAATAT attgaGCTGCTGGAAAAAGACATTGAACAGCAGCTGGTAGAAAGAATCCCTGGATTTAGCATGAACTCATTCATTCGTTCACTCCA GCAGCACAAGGACGAGGTCTCCGGAGACATCTTTGACATGCTGCTCACTTTCACAGACTTCCTGGCCTTTAAAGAAATGTTTCTGGATTACAAAGCT GAACGGGAGGGAAGGGGCCTGGACCTCAGCGCCGGATTGGTTGTTAAGTCTTTgaactccgccccctctccacCCTTCACCACGTGCACGGCTTCCCAGATTCAGTGA
- the pllp gene encoding plasmolipin: MADFPAKVSTETSSPPPQGGGDRIQAMASRYVTMDMDFLRTIPAGLMLVEIVLGLLVWALIAASGYANVPAYGWVMFVSVIFWLLTLFLFFVLFFGVRNKLGFLPWPLMLLVFNATATILYLSAFLANAASVYNSHQGAAAFFAIVVTLAYGASTFFAFLSWRGDGSNAASSTVPA; encoded by the exons ATGGCGGACTTTCCGGCCAAGGTGAGCACGGAGACgagctcccccccgccccagggcGGCGGGGACCGCATCCAGGCGATGGCGTCCCGGTACGTCACCATGGACATGGACTTCCTCAGGACCATCCCAGCCGGCCTGATGCTGGTGGAAATT GTGTTGGGGCTGCTGGTGTGGGCCCTGATTGCAGCCAGTGGCTATGCCAACGTCCCGGCCTACGGCTGGGTGATGTTCGTCAGCGTGATCTTCTGGCTTctcaccctcttcctcttcttcgtACTCTTCTTCGGGGTTCGGAACAAGTTGGGCTTTCTGCCCTGGCCTCTGATG CTGCTGGTCTTCAATGCAACAGCAACGATCCTCTACCTCTCAGCTTTCCTTGCCAATGCCGCATCTGTGTACAacagccaccagggggcagcagcg ttctTTGCCATTGTGGTGACGTTGGCCTACGGCGCCAGCACCTTCTTTGCCTTCTTATCTTGGAGGGGAGACGGGAGCAACGCCGCCAGCAGCACTGTCCCAGCATAG